In Gossypium arboreum isolate Shixiya-1 chromosome 5, ASM2569848v2, whole genome shotgun sequence, a single genomic region encodes these proteins:
- the LOC108450950 gene encoding uncharacterized protein LOC108450950, protein MWGFGGRYYWGRKERVERRRAGGGGIILVFAWMSSQEKHLKNYVQLYASLGWDSLVCHSEFLNMFFPEKAATLAHDLLKELVEELKIRPCPVVFSSFSGGPKACMYKVLQMIVGSCEVEVNPDDLQLVKECFSGHIFYSSPVDFTSDLGARFVVHPTVLRMSHPPRIASWIANGIASGLDALFLSRFESHRAEYWQTLYASIRMGAPYLILCSETDDLAPYQIIHNFAQRIQQLGGDVKLVKFNGSPHVGHYRDYPVDYRAAVTELLGKASALYFGRIQQLEGEQVGSAEAHDEISEPISNIGKTALSPNLSFQGTPLMQSDHFLLPSSIEYYEGRDFGSVQDEQKESLIRLPQPSSIDVNGVLGQILFDVCVPKDVEGWDMKSSDSSSRHPYTSSLWRNSHFNPIKCIRRSRL, encoded by the exons ATGTGGGGATTTGGGGGGAGATATTATTGGGGGAGAAAGGAAAGGGTGGAAAGAAGGAGAGCGGGAGGAGGAGGGATAATTTTAGTATTTGCTTGGATGTCGAGTCAAGAGAAGCACTTGAAGAACTATGTTCAGCTTTACGCTTCTTTGGGTTGGGATTCATTGGTTTGTCATTCAGAGTTCCTAAACAT GTTCTTCCCCGAGAAGGCTGCAACTCTAGCACATGATCTTCTTAAGGAACTTGTTGAG GAGCTAAAGATTAGGCCATGCCCTGTGGTCTTTTCATCTTTTTCTGGTGGCCCTAAGGCCTGCATGTACAAGGTTCTTCAG ATGATTGTGGGATCCTGTGAAGTGGAAGTAAATCCA GATGACCTCCAACTGGTGAAGGAGTGCTTTTCAGGCCATATTTTTTATTCCAGTCCAGTGGATTTTACCAGTGATTTGGGTGCTCGATTTGTTGTTCACCCAACAGTTCTCAGAATGTCTCATCCTCCAAGAATAGCATCATGGATAGCAAATGGCATTGCTTCTGGACTTGATGCTCTCTTCCTCAGCAGGTTTGAATCCCATCGTGCTGAGTATTGGCAGACTCTATATGCTTCTATT AGGATGGGGGCACCATATCTCATATTATGCTCGGAAACTGACGATCTTGCTCCTTATCAAATCATCCACAATTTCGCTCAAAGAATACAACAACTTGGGGGTGACGTAAAACTTGTTAAGTTTAATGGTTCTCCTCATGTAG GTCATTATCGGGATTATCCAGTTGATTACAGGGCTGCTGTGACTGAGCTTCTTGGTAAGGCATCTGCCTTATATTTTGGAAGAATTCAACAACTTGAGGGTGAACAAGTGGGATCAGCTGAGGCACATGATGAGATCTCTGAGCCAATCTCCAATATCGGCAAAACAGCTTTAAGCCCAAACCTGAGTTTTCAGGGAACTCCTCTGATGCAAAGTGATCATTTCCTCTTGCCTAGTTCAATAGAATACTATGAAGGTAGAGATTTTGGGTCTGTGCAAGATGAACAAAAGGAAAGCCTAATCCGTTTGCCTCAACCCTCGAGCATTGATGTCAATGGGGTTCTTGGTCAAATACTTTTTGATGTCTGTGTCCCCAAGGATGTCGAAGGTTGGGATATGAAGTCATCAGATTCCTCGAGCCGACACCCTTATACTTCTTCTCTGTGGCGgaattcccatttcaatccaatCAAATGCATTCGTCGGTCCAGACTATAG
- the LOC108450788 gene encoding probable carboxylesterase 2: MESNASEVSLDLFPYLKVYKNGTLERIAGVEVVPPGLDPETNVLSKDIVIIPETGVSARIYVPNLISEDRKLPLVVYFHGGAFCVASPAFPPYHTSLNKLVAEANIIALSVDYRLVPEHPLPTAYEDSWAALQWIASHKDEDGNQEAWIKDYVEFEQVFLAGDSAGGNIAHHLALRIKESNLGQKLKILGIGMIHPYFWGASPIGPELNDRSRKELVDKWWLYVCPTDKGCDDPLINPFVDGESADLAGLACDRILIIVAEKDILKGRGWLYYDKLVKSGWKGKAEIMETEGEDHVFHIFNPDCDNANRLIKRLASFLNQGKLPFQ, translated from the coding sequence ATGGAATCTAACGCCTCGGAGGTTTCTCTTGATTTGTTTCCCTATCTTAAAGTATACAAAAATGGAACGCTCGAGAGAATCGCCGGAGTCGAAGTAGTTCCCCCGGGTCTTGACCCTGAAACCAACGTCTTATCAAAAGACATCGTCATCATCCCCGAAACCGGCGTCTCAGCTAGGATTTACGTCCCCAACTTGATTAGTGAAGATCGAAAGCTTCCCCTTGTAGTTTATTTTCATGGTGGAGCCTTCTGTGTAGCATCGCCAGCTTTTCCGCCCTACCATACCAGCCTCAACAAGCTCGTTGCTGAGGCTAACATCATTGCTCTTTCAGTTGACTATAGGTTGGTCCCGGAGCATCCTCTTCCTACTGCATATGAAGATTCATGGGCTGCACTTCAGTGGATTGCTTCTCACAAGGATGAAGATGGCAACCAAGAAGCTTGGATCAAGGACTATGTTGAGTTCGAACAGGTGTTTTTGGCTGGTGATAGTGCTGGGGGCAATATTGCACATCACTTGGCTTTACGAATCAAGGAATCGAATTTGGGTCAAAAGCTGAAGATTCTTGGTATCGGTATGATCCATCCTTACTTTTGGGGAGCGAGCCCGATAGGACCGGAGCTTAATGATCGGTCCAGGAAAGAATTAGTGGATAAGTGGTGGTTATACGTTTGTCCCACCGACAAAGGGTGCGATGATCCGCTTATCAATCCGTTTGTGGATGGTGAGAGTGCTGATCTTGCAGGCTTGGCATGTGATAGAATCCTTATAATTGTTGCAGAGAAGGATATACTAAAGGGTAGAGGGTGGTTGTATTATGATAAATTGGTGAAATCAGGGTGGAAAGGTAAGGCAGAGATTATGGAGACGGAAGGTGAGGATCATGTGTTCCATATCTTTAATCCTGATTGCGACAACGCCAACCGCTTGATCAAACGTTTGGCTTCTTTCTTAAACCAAGGGAAGCTTCCTTTTCAATGA
- the LOC108489922 gene encoding probable protein phosphatase 2C 12, with protein MSSKGEHQTVPLSVLLKRESESEKIENPEILHGQASQSKKGEDFTLLKTECQRAMGDGVATFSVFGLFDGHNGSAAAIYTKENLLNNVLSAIPADLNRDEWVAALPRALVAGFVKTDKDFQAKAKTSGTTVTFVIIDGWVVTVASVGDSRCIFESGEGGIYYLSADHRLECNEEERERITSSGGEVGRLNTGGGTQIGPLRCWPGGLCLSRSIGDMDVGEYIVPVPYVKQVKLSTAGGRLIISSDGVWDVLSAEVALDCCRGMSPDAAAAQIVKEAVHTKGLRDDTTCIVVDILPLEKPSAPLPPPKKAVKGKLKAMFRKKHSEASSQSDKEYMEPDVVEELFEEGSAMLSERFATKYPLCNMFKLFTCAVCQLEMKPGEGISIHAGTSNSVKLRPWDGPFLCSTCQEKKEAMEGKRPSGSRHGSDSD; from the exons ATGTCCTCGAAAGGTGAACATCAAACAGTGCCGCTGTCGGTTTTACTAAAACGAGAATCGGAAAGCGAAAAGATCGAAAATCCAGAGATTTTACACGGACAAGCGAGCCAGAGCAAGAAAGGTGAAGACTTTACGTTGCTTAAAACTGAATGCCAAAGAGCAATGGGAGATGGCGTCGCCACATTCTCAGTTTTCGGG CTCTTTGACGGACACAACGGGTCTGCTGCTGCTATTTACACTAAAGAGAATCTCCTTAATAATGTCCTAAGTGCTATTCCTGCGGATCTTAATAGAGATGAATGGGTTGCTGCGCTGCCGAGGGCTCTGGTTGCAGGCTTTGTCAAAACAGATAAAGATTTTCAAGCGAAAG CAAAAACATCGGGAACTACTGTGACCTTTGTGATAATAGATGGATGGGTTGTAACAGTTGCATCTGTTGGTGATTCCCGTTGTATATTTGAATCGGGTGAAGGTGGAATATATTACTTGTCAGCTGATCATAGGCTTGAATGCAATGAAGAGGA GAGGGAGCGGATCACTTCAAGTGGTGGTGAGGTTGGTCGGTTAAATACTGGTGGTGGTACACAG ATTGGTCCTTTGAGATGTTGGCCCGGAGGCTTGTGTCTGTCACGTTCTATTGGTGATATGGATGTTGGGGAGTACATTGTTCCTGTTCCATATGTAAAACAAGTAAAG TTGTCTACAGCTGGTGGTCGGTTAATCATCTCTAGTGATGGTGTTTGGGATGTGTTATCCGCTGAAGTAGCTCTTGATTGCTGTCGAGGGATGTCACCAGATGCTGCAGCTGCACAGATTGTGAAA GAAGCTGTACATACAAAGGGTCTTCGAGATGATACAACCTGCATTGTTGTTGATATCTTACCACTAGAGAAGCCATCTGCTCCTTTGCCACCACCAAAGAAGGCTGTAAAAGGTAAGTTGAAGGCCATGTTTCGTAAGAAGCATTCTGAGGCATCTTCTCAGTCTGATAAAGAATACATGGAGCCAGATGTGGTGGAAGAACTATTTGAGGAGGGATCTGCTATGCTTTCAGAAAG GTTTGCTACAAAATATCCACTGTGCAACATGTTTAAGCTGTTCACATGTGCAGTCTGTCAATTAGAGATGAAACCTGGAGAGGGTATTTCAATTCATGCTGGGACATCTAATTCAGTAAAGTTGCGTCCATGGGATGGTCCTTTCCTTTGCTCCACTTGCCAGGAGAAGAAAGAAGCCATGGAAGGGAAAAGACCATCAGGAA GTAGACATGGTAGTGACAGCGATTAG
- the LOC108489873 gene encoding probable carboxylesterase 2 encodes MSSITSEVALDLFPFLKVYKDGTLERLAGVEVVPPGLDPETNVLSKDILILPKTGVSARIYRPNLVTEPQKLPLVVYFHGGAFCAASPASLEYHTSLNKLVAEANIIALSVDYRLVPEHPLPTAYEDSWVALQWVASHKEENGNHEAWIKDYVELDEVFLTGDSSGANIAHHLALRIKESNLSYKLKIVGIGMIHPYFWGTNPIGSEVTDQFRKELVDKWWLYVCPSDKGCDDPLINPFVDGSSDLANLACDRILVIVAEKDILKERGRLYYDRLVKSGWKGKAEFMETEGEDHVFHIFRPDCAKAKSLIQRLASFFKM; translated from the coding sequence ATGAGTTCTATCACTTCAGAAGTTGCTCTTGATTTGTTTCCTTTCCTTAAAGTATACAAAGATGGAACCCTCGAGAGACTCGCCGGTGTCGAAGTAGTTCCCCCTGGACTTGACCCTGAAACCAACGTTTTATCAAAGGACATCCTCATCCTACCCAAAACGGGCGTCTCAGCTAGGATTTACCGCCCCAACTTGGTTACTGAACCTCAAAAGCTGCCCCTTGTAGTTTATTTTCATGGCGGAGCCTTTTGTGCAGCATCGCCTGCTTCTCTGGAGTACCATACCAGCCTCAACAAGCTCGTTGCTGAGGCTAACATCATAGCTCTTTCAGTTGACTACAGGTTAGTCCCGGAGCATCCTCTTCCGACTGCATATGAAGATTCATGGGTTGCACTCCAGTGGGTGGCTTCCCATAAGGAGGAAAATGGCAACCATGAGGCTTGGATCAAGGATTATGTTGAGTTAGACGAGGTGTTTTTGACTGGTGATAGTTCTGGTGCCAATATTGCACATCATTTGGCTTTACGAATTAAGGAATCGAATTTGAGTTACAAGCTGAAGATCGTTGGTATTGGTATGATCCATCCTTACTTTTGGGGAACCAACCCGATTGGATCGGAGGTTACTGATCAGTTCAGGAAAGAATTAGTGGATAAGTGGTGGTTGTATGTTTGTCCCTCTGATAAAGGGTGCGATGATCCGCTAATCAATCCGTTTGTAGATGGATCCTCTGATCTTGCAAACTTGGCATGTGATAGAATCCTTGTTATTGTTGCAGAGAAGGATATACTAAAGGAAAGAGGGAGGTTGTATTATGATAGATTGGTGAAATCTGGGTGGAAGGGAAAGGCAGAGTTTATGGAGACAGAAGGCGAGGATCATGTGTTCCATATTTTTCGTCCTGATTGTGCCAAGGCCAAGAGCTTGATCCAACGTTTGGCTTCTTTCTTTAAAATGTGA
- the LOC108450510 gene encoding BRI1 kinase inhibitor 1-like: MNGYQQQKTTEQVVDRKHGEGKLKQEPKEGSADKQSPPASPPSAASSPSHEFSFTVVSLHSSSNSVPGKTKTPPSMAIDLSPADDIFFHGHLLPLHLLSHLPVSPRCSTNSLDGFNGPVTDEPKPDKPNTGCKSKSDSNIRSSNKNRGKVGNRPQSYNIEANGRPKSKSFTLFGLPRWHHKGRGVRETEEKEKHKTKMRFDLRHVLKRYVRMVRPLLFFRGRRDNWHLQRQSHSFSGNLSWKNKEKELRSRKGRGEYYSAPASMRTSPTNSGLLVATTGFPSSTSDSTMEELQAAIQAAIAHCKNSIQGEDKFKC; the protein is encoded by the coding sequence ATGAATGGTTACCAGCAGCAAAAAACCACGGAGCAAGTCGTAGACAGAAAGCATGGAGAAGGCAAGTTAAAACAAGAACCAAAAGAAGGGTCAGCAGATAAGCAATCTCCTCCTGCTTCACCTCCTTCAGCAGCTTCCTCTCCTTCCCATGAATTCTCCTTCACTGTTGTCTCTCTCCACTCTTCGTCTAACAGTGTCCCTGGTAAAACCAAAACCCCACCTTCAATGGCCATCGATTTGTCTCCTGCAGATGACATTTTCTTTCATGGTCATTTGCTCCCTCTCCACCTCCTTTCCCACCTCCCAGTCTCTCCACGTTGCTCTACAAATTCATTGGATGGCTTCAACGGTCCCGTAACAGATGAACCAAAACCTGATAAACCCAACACCGGGTGCAAAAGCAAAAGCGACAGCAATATCAGAAGCAGCAACAAGAACCGTGGCAAAGTCGGGAATCGTCCTCAAAGCTACAACATCGAAGCCAACGGAAGGCCAAAGTCCAAGTCTTTCACGTTATTCGGGTTACCAAGGTGGCACCACAAAGGGCGTGGCGTTagagaaacagaagagaaagAGAAGCACAAGACAAAGATGAGATTCGATTTGAGACATGTTTTGAAGAGGTACGTGAGGATGGTTCGGCCATTGTTGTTCTTCAGAGGAAGGAGAGATAACTGGCATCTCCAGAGGCAATCTCACTCGTTTTCAGGCAATTTAAGTTGGAAGAACAAAGAGAAAGAGTTGAGATCAAGGAAAGGAAGAGGAGAGTATTATTCAGCTCCGGCTTCAATGAGGACATCGCCTACAAACAGTGGTCTTCTTGTTGCAACCACAGGTTTCCCTTCTTCAACCAGTGACAGCACCATGGAAGAGTTGCAGGCTGCAATTCAAGCTGCAATTGCTCATTGCAAGAATTCCATTCAAGGGGAAGACAAATTTAAATGCTAG
- the LOC108450623 gene encoding uncharacterized protein LOC108450623 isoform X2 produces the protein MKILLTGASGYLGGRLCHALVNRGYTVRALVRRTSDLSGLPSSLPTNGASPELAYGDVIDYPSLLDACSDCDIIFHTAALVEPWLPDHSRFFSVNVGGLKNLLQAAKETKTINKIIYTSSFFAVGPTDGYIADENQIHPEKVFCTEYEKSKAAADKVALQAIAEGMPIIPVYPGVIYGPGKLTTGNVVAQLLIERFNWRLPGYIGRGNDKFSFSHVDDVVEGHIAAMEKGRIGDRYLLTGENVSFMHVFDIAAIITGTARPKFNIPLGLIEVYGWISVLFARITGKLPLISPPTVHVLRHQWAYTCDKAKMELDYRPRSLKDGLEEMLPWLKSLGVIKY, from the exons ATGAAGATACTGCTAACTGGCGCATCGGGTTATCTAGGTGGAAGGCTGTGCCACGCCCTGGTAAACCGCGGCTACACCGTCCGAGCCTTGGTCCGGCGCACCAGCGACCTCTCTGGCCTTCCTTCATCTTTACCCACCAATGGAGCTTCTCCGGAACTCGCGTACGGCGACGTCATCGACTACCCATCCCTCCTGGATGCCTGCTCCGACTGCGACATCATCTTCCACACCGCTGCCCTCGTCGAACCCTGGCTTCCAGATCACTCTAGATTCTTCTCC GTCAACGTTGGTGGTCTGAAGAACCTGTTGCAAGCAGCTAAGGAGACGAAGACGATTAATAAGATCATTTACACGTCTTCGTTCTTCGCTGTTGGTCCTACCGATGGATATATCGCCGATGAGAATCAA ATTCACCCGGAGAAAGTTTTCTGCACGGAGTACGAGAAATCAAAGGCCGCCGCTGATAAGGTTGCTTTGCAAGCTATAGCTGAGGGGATGCCAATTATTCCGGTTTATCCAGGTGTAATTTATGGCCCTGGCAAGCTTACCACAGGCAATGTTGTTGCTCAGTTA TTAATTGAGCGGTTTAATTGGCGATTACCTGGTTACATAGGCCGTggaaatgataagttttcttttAGTCATGTTGATGATGTAGTAGAGGGCCATATTGCAGCCATGGAGAAGGGTCGAATAGGGGATAGATATTTACTTACGGGAGAAAATGTAtcattcatgcatgtttttgatatagCTGCCATTATCACTGGAACTGCTAGGCCTAAATTCAACATTCCTTTAGGCTTGATTGAAGTTTATGGATGGATTTCTGTTCTTTTTGCCCGAATTACAGGAAAGCTTCCTCTCATTAGTCCCCCG ACTGTGCATGTCTTAAGACATCAATGGGCTTATACTTGTGACAAGGCTAAAATGGAGTTGGATTATAGACCTAGAAGCTTGAAAGACGGGCTTGAAGAAATGCTCCCCTGGTTGAAGAGCTTGGGTGTGATAAAATACTAA
- the LOC108450623 gene encoding uncharacterized protein LOC108450623 isoform X1, with translation MKILLTGASGYLGGRLCHALVNRGYTVRALVRRTSDLSGLPSSLPTNGASPELAYGDVIDYPSLLDACSDCDIIFHTAALVEPWLPDHSRFFSVNVGGLKNLLQAAKETKTINKIIYTSSFFAVGPTDGYIADENQIHPEKVFCTEYEKSKAAADKVALQAIAEGMPIIPVYPGVIYGPGKLTTGNVVAQLLIERFNWRLPGYIGRGNDKFSFSHVDDVVEGHIAAMEKGRIGDRYLLTGENVSFMHVFDIAAIITGTARPKFNIPLGLIEVYGWISVLFARITGKLPLISPPQTVHVLRHQWAYTCDKAKMELDYRPRSLKDGLEEMLPWLKSLGVIKY, from the exons ATGAAGATACTGCTAACTGGCGCATCGGGTTATCTAGGTGGAAGGCTGTGCCACGCCCTGGTAAACCGCGGCTACACCGTCCGAGCCTTGGTCCGGCGCACCAGCGACCTCTCTGGCCTTCCTTCATCTTTACCCACCAATGGAGCTTCTCCGGAACTCGCGTACGGCGACGTCATCGACTACCCATCCCTCCTGGATGCCTGCTCCGACTGCGACATCATCTTCCACACCGCTGCCCTCGTCGAACCCTGGCTTCCAGATCACTCTAGATTCTTCTCC GTCAACGTTGGTGGTCTGAAGAACCTGTTGCAAGCAGCTAAGGAGACGAAGACGATTAATAAGATCATTTACACGTCTTCGTTCTTCGCTGTTGGTCCTACCGATGGATATATCGCCGATGAGAATCAA ATTCACCCGGAGAAAGTTTTCTGCACGGAGTACGAGAAATCAAAGGCCGCCGCTGATAAGGTTGCTTTGCAAGCTATAGCTGAGGGGATGCCAATTATTCCGGTTTATCCAGGTGTAATTTATGGCCCTGGCAAGCTTACCACAGGCAATGTTGTTGCTCAGTTA TTAATTGAGCGGTTTAATTGGCGATTACCTGGTTACATAGGCCGTggaaatgataagttttcttttAGTCATGTTGATGATGTAGTAGAGGGCCATATTGCAGCCATGGAGAAGGGTCGAATAGGGGATAGATATTTACTTACGGGAGAAAATGTAtcattcatgcatgtttttgatatagCTGCCATTATCACTGGAACTGCTAGGCCTAAATTCAACATTCCTTTAGGCTTGATTGAAGTTTATGGATGGATTTCTGTTCTTTTTGCCCGAATTACAGGAAAGCTTCCTCTCATTAGTCCCCCG CAGACTGTGCATGTCTTAAGACATCAATGGGCTTATACTTGTGACAAGGCTAAAATGGAGTTGGATTATAGACCTAGAAGCTTGAAAGACGGGCTTGAAGAAATGCTCCCCTGGTTGAAGAGCTTGGGTGTGATAAAATACTAA
- the LOC108489874 gene encoding 26S proteasome non-ATPase regulatory subunit 14 homolog: MSGLDRLQRMFAGAGGALGHPPPDSPTLDSSEQVYISSLALLKMLKHGRAGVPMEVMGLMLGEFVDEYTVRVVDVFAMPQSGTGVSVEAVDHVFQTNMLDMLKQTGRPEMVVGWYHSHPGFGCWLSGVDINTQQSFEALNQRAVAVVVDPIQSVKGKVVIDAFRLINPQTMMLGQEPRQTTSNLGHLNKPSIQALIHGLNRHYYSIAINYRKNELEEKMLLNLHKKKWTDGLTLRRFDTHSKTNEQTVQEMLNLAIKYNKAVQEEDELPPEKLAIANVGRQDAKKHLEEHVSNLMSSNIVQTLGTMLDTVVF, from the exons ATGTCAGGATTGGACCGTTTGCAAAGGATGTTCGCCGGTGCTGGCGGCGCTTTGGGTCATCCGCCGCCGGATTCCCCGACCCTTGATTCTTCGGAGCAGGTCTATATCTCCTCTCTCGCCCTCCTCAAAATGCTCAAGCATG GAAGAGCTGGAGTTCCCATGGAAGTTATGGGTTTGATGTTGGGAGAGTTTGTTGATGAGTACACTGTGCGTGTCGTGGATGTCTTCGCAATGCCACAGAGTGGTACCGGTGTTAGTGTCGAAGCTGTGGATCATGTTTTCCAAACGAATATGCTTGACATGCTCAAACAAACTGGAAG GCCAGAGATGGTTGTGGGTTGGTACCATTCACATCCAGGATTCGGCTGCTGGCTTTCTGGTGTCGACATAAACACACAGCAG AGTTTTGAAGCTTTGAATCAAAGGGCTGTAGCAGTGGTGGTCGACCCAATTCAGAGTGTTAAGGGGAAGGTGGTGATTGATGCATTCCGTTTGATCAATCCACAAACCATGATGCTTGGCCAAGAACCACGTCAGACAACTTCCAATCTAGGGCATCTTAATAAGCCATCTATCCAA GCCTTGATCCATGGACTAAATAGACACTACTACTCTATAGCCATTAACTACAGAAAGAATGAACTTGAGGAAAAGATGCTATTGAATCTTCATAAAAAGAAGTGGACAGATGGACTGACACTTCGGCGTTTTGATACCCATTCGAAAACCAATGAACAGACTGTTCAG GAAATGCTGAATTTAGCTATAAAATACAACAAGGCAGTGCAGGAGGAAGATGAATTACCCCCTGAGAAGCTAGCAATAGCAAATGTTGGGAGACAAGATGCCAAGAAGCACTTAGAGGAACACGTCTCAAACTTGATGTCCTCAAACATAGTTCAGACTTTGGGAACTATGCTTGACACTGTCGTGTTCTAG